One window of the Thamnophis elegans isolate rThaEle1 chromosome 6, rThaEle1.pri, whole genome shotgun sequence genome contains the following:
- the C6H11orf42 gene encoding uncharacterized protein C11orf42 homolog, which translates to MDSGGTPSLKISEADANWELIRDKVVEERFGPTVVPVPFLEDASSYDLLTVLIKKAQLGQSLLRRQSCLVPIGPLESLLPGGPAPRELTHCTREYSARVRGESRYEETRLVDGALRHIRLCMAGVHKKVAFLALRPGTVALRPDLPWLRSQRSLYVVHEVFYAGSLSLSVTQEAEHHHFVQEQPLPVAFSCLKFALSHKGVLGSQKHMGHSLPARAAWVRMAMLEASPPARALEAPLPRESTALRKRWRALGRPLRTVAGKWPFKQRRPKLGFSCGSLADPERHCMSLPLLQSIAAAESDTEE; encoded by the exons GTCGTTGAGGAGCGCTTCGGGCCCACCGTGGTGCCGGTGCCCTTCCTGGAAGACGCCTCCTCCTACGACCTCCTGACGGTGCTGATCAAGAAGGCCCAGCTGGGGCAGAGCCTCCTGCGCAGGCAGAGCTGTCTGGTGCCTATTGGGCCCCTGGAAAGCCTGCTGCCCGGGGGGCCCGCCCCCAGGGAGCTGACCCACTGCACCCGCGAGTACAGCGCTCGGGTGAGGGGCGAGTCCCGCTACGAGGAGACGCGCCTGGTGGACGGGGCCCTGCGCCATATCCGCCTCTGCATGGCCGGAGTCCATAAGAAGGTGGCGTTCTTGGCCCTGCGTCCCGGGACGGTGGCCCTGCGCCCCGACCTGCCCTGGCTGCGCTCCCAGAGGAGCCTCTACGTGGTGCACGAGGTCTTCTACGCCGGCAGCCTCTCGCTGTCCGTCACCCAGGAGGCTGAGCATCACCACTTTGTCCAGGAGCAGCCCCTCCCCGTGGCCTTCTCCTGCCTCAAGTTCGCCCTCAGCCACAAAGGCGTGCTGGGCTCCCAGAAGCACATGGGCCACAGCCTTCCCGCCAGGGCTGCCTGGGTGAGGATGGCCATGCTGGAAGCTTCTCCCCCAGCCAGGGCTCTGGAGGCCCCTCTGCCCAGAGAGAGCACGGCCCTGCGCAAGCGGTGGAGGGCCCTGGGCAGGCCCCTGCGGACGGTGGCAG GGAAATGGCCCTTCAAGCAGCGGCGGCCCAAGCTGGGCTTCTCCTGCGGCAGCCTGGCTGACCCCGAGAGGCACTGCATGTCCCTGCCCCTCCTGCAGAGCATCGCGGCCGCCGAGAGCGACACGGAAGAGTGA
- the FAM160A2 gene encoding FTS and Hook-interacting protein isoform X1 has protein sequence MEKMSWLSKLNPRAAAGPRASRGGSLQGPVMADPETCLMVFKNHWAQVLRILEKRGPHVTPGAADDLSAVRNNTYQMVTLLAEERPRGEPAMGPILEFAVSENVLEHLLGWHLQREVPEERKVELLKLFEMLISQAHQPLLHQKAVVAPLLRLLALCAEPASPLLETNLVLLLNQLCVSVARDPPLLELFFHSPSEQGPPHLLLFSLLIPFIHHEGVVGQQARDALLLLMAVSSGSRTVARYITEHSYFCPVLATGLSALYSSLPRKLEVRGDDWHFLRREDWIGVPSLVLFMNSLEFCNAVIQVAHPLVQKQLVDYIHNGFLVPVMGPALHKTSIEEMIASTAYLDLFLRSISETPLLKTFLCFLLLHHHDSSTILDTLVARIASNSRLCMVSLSLFRTLIGLHCEDVLLQLVLRYLIPCSHVMLSQKRAVKELDLYGKAAAKFLSLIPRCCSPESLPSPDQEEERAAWSKGQGSPSVDSSSVVTIPRPSTPSRISFFTRQPSSSTEAPSPTHRSPGTPTGSPAHRPSRWEEVSELEGNYLEYLRDARLNIDLCVRACHVWSAPYDGEEPNAIILAPPPGASSAANTSVHPRGPPPDPAPASPRTKKRGASLEGAPASLLPSTAPPADTKDKHLLLNGAHMDTGIKKGRWCPPEGPLENGSVPSRNLCEGASCLDLFADEGLSQAPMENGGPLMAEDFHRELCQLQDEMANGDRAEEGPGVDPPPEPEPLSREEEEAYHCFSSCPEGSAPAPPADPLSQIIISPPRASGQPPSQPFTGPFLAILLAKLENMLQNSLYVNFLLTGLLAQLACYPQPLLRSFLLNTNMVFQPSVKSLLQVLGSVKNKIEGFADSQEDFPSLLFKARKYLIARARPDAPDATNPLPPLRRPEALVKSRKPTIGELIMRHTNSPTRARQAAQLALQHVREGQVLQALSGGSLFRGSAEKQSEALRVKNAVYCAVIFSEFLKELAAIAQAHAVTSPFLLEPPPE, from the exons ATGGAGAAGATGAGCTGGCTGAGCAAGCTGAACCCCCGAGCGGCAGCTGGGCCGAGGGCAAGCCGGGGGGGCAGCCTGCAGGGCCCGGTGATGGCGGACCCCGAAACCTGCCTGATGGTCTTCAAGAACCACTGGGCTCAG GTGCTGAGGATCCTGGAGAAGCGTGGGCCCCACGTGACCCCGGGGGCTGCCGATGACCTGAGTGCCGTGCGCAACAACACCTACCAGATGGTGACTCTGCTGGCGGAGGAGCGCCCGCGGGGCGAGCCGGCGATGGGGCCCATCCTGGAGTTTGCGGTCTCGGAGAACGTGCTGGAGCACCTGCTGGGCTGGCACCTGCAGCGGGAGGTGCCCGAGGAGCGCAAGGTGGAGCTGCTGAAGCTGTTCGAGATGCTGATCAGCCAGGCCCACCAGCCACTGCTGCACCAGAAGGCCGTGGTGGCCCCCCTGCTGCGCCTGCTGGCCCTGTGCGCCGAGCCGGCCTCTCCCCTGCTGGAGACCAACCTGGTGCTGCTGCTGAATCAGCTCTGCGTCTCCGTGGCCCGGGACCCCCCGCTGCTGGAGCTCTTCTTCCACAGCCCCTCCGAGCAGGGACCCCCCCACCTGCTGCTCTTCTCCCTCCTCATCCCCTTCATCCACCACGAGGGGGTCGTGGGCCAGCAGGCGCGGGATGCGCTACTCCTGCTCATGGCCGTGTCCTCCGGCAGCCGGACCGTCGCGCGCTACATCACCGAACACTCCTACTTCTGCCCG GTCCTGGCCACAGGGCTGAGTGCCCTCTACTCCTCACTGCCCCGCAAACTTGAAGTCCGCGGGGACGATTGGCACTTTCTGCGCCGCGAGGACTGGATTGGGGTCCCGTCCCTGGTCCTCTTCATGAACTCCCTGGAGTTTTGCAATGCGGTCATCCAG GTGGCTCACCCGCTGGTCCAGAAGCAGCTGGTGGATTACATCCACAACGGGTTCCTGGTGCCAGTGATGGGCCCGGCTTTGCACAAG ACGTCCATCGAGGAGATGATCGCCAGCACGGCCTACCTGGACCTCTTCCTGCGCAGCATCAGCGAGACGCCCCTGCTGAAGACCTTCCTGTGCTTCCTGCTGCTCCACCACCACGACAGCAGCACCATCCTGGACACGCTGGTGGCACGCATCGCCAGCAACTCCCGG CTCTGCATGGTCTCCCTCAGCCTCTTCCGGACGCTGATTGGCCTGCACTGCGAGGACGTCCTGCTGCAGCTGGTGCTGAG GTACCTGATCCCCTGCAGCCACGTCATGCTGAGCCAGAAGAGAGCAGTCAAGGAGCTGGACCTGTATGGCAAGGCTGCTGCCAAGTTCCTCTCGCTCATCCCTCGCTGCTGCAGCCCAGAGAGCCTGCCCAGCcccgaccaggaagaggagcggGCAGCCTGGTCCAAGG GCCAAGGCAGCCCTAGCGTGGACTCTTCCTCCGTGGTGACCATCCCCAGGCCCTCCACGCCGTCTCGcatctccttcttcacccgccaGCCCAGCTCCAGCACGGAGGCCCCCAGCCCCACCCACCGCTCTCCAGGGACGCCCACGGGCAGCCCTGCTCACCGTCCCAGCAGGTGGGAGGAGGTCTCGGAGCTGGAAGGGAATTACCTGGAGTACCTGCGGGATGCGCGGCTCAACATCGACCTCTGCGTCCGTGCCTGCCACGTCTGGTCAGCTCCCTACGATGGGGAGGAGCCCAATGCCATCATCTTAGCTCCACCTCCGGGTGCCTCCTCAGCAGCCAACACGTCCGTCCATCCCAGGGGCCCCCCGCCAGACCCTGCACCTGCCTCCCCCCGGACTAAAAAGCGGGGGGCAAGCCTGGAAGGGGCCCCTGCCAGCCTGTTGCCCAGCACTGCCCCACCAGCGGACACCAAAGACAAGCACCTTCTGCTTAACGGGGCCCACATGGACACTGGCATCAAGAAGGGCCGCTGGTGCCCCCCTGAGGGCCCCTTGGAGAACGGGTCAGTCCCATCGCGCAACCTTTGTGAAGGCGCCTCCTGCCTGGACTTGTTCGCAGATGAGGGGCTGAGCCAGGCCCCTATGGAGAATGGGGGTCCGCTGATGGCGGAGGACTTCCATCGGGAACTGTGTCAGCTACAGGACGAGATGGCTAACGGGGACCGAGCCGAGGAAGGCCCTGGCGTGGATCCCCCACCTGAGCCTGAACCGCTTTCCCGGGAGGAAGAGGAAGCTTAccactgcttttcctcctgcccCGAGGGCTCGGCCCCCGCCCCGCCTGCCGACCCCTTGTCCCAGATCATCATAAGCCCGCCCCGGGCCTCAGGGCAGCCTCCCAGCCAGCCATTCACCG GCCCCTTCCTAGCTATCCTGCTGGCCAAACTGGAGAACATGCTGCAGAACTCGCTCTACGTCAACTTCCTGCTGACGGGGCTGCTGGCTCAGCTCGCCTGCTACCCGCAGCCCCTCCTGCGCTCCTTCCTCCTCAACACCAACATGGTCTTCCAGCCCAGCGTCAAGTCCCTCCTCCAG GTCCTGGGCTCCGTGAAGAACAAAATTGAGGGCTTCGCGGACAGCCAGGAGGACTTCCCGTCACTGCTCTTCAAGGCCAGGAAGTACCTGATTGCCCGGGCCAGGCCGGACGCCCCAGATGCCACCAACCCCCTTCCCCCCTTACGCCGTCCCGAGGCCCTCG TGAAGAGCCGGAAGCCCACCATCGGGGAGCTGATCATGCGCCACACCAACAGCCCCACGCGGGCCCGCCAGGCCGCCCAGCTGGCCCTGCAGCATGTGCGCGAAGGGCAGGTGCTGCAGGCGCTCTCGGGCGGCTCCCTCTTCCGCGGCTCTGCCGAGAAGCAGAGCGAAGCGCTGCGGGTGAAGAACGCCGTCTACTGCGCAGTCATCTTCAGCGAGTTCCTCAAGGAGCTGGCGGCCATCGCCCAGGCCCACGCGGTCACCTCCCCCTTCCTGCTGGAGCCCCCCCCGGAGTGA
- the FAM160A2 gene encoding FTS and Hook-interacting protein isoform X2: protein MVTLLAEERPRGEPAMGPILEFAVSENVLEHLLGWHLQREVPEERKVELLKLFEMLISQAHQPLLHQKAVVAPLLRLLALCAEPASPLLETNLVLLLNQLCVSVARDPPLLELFFHSPSEQGPPHLLLFSLLIPFIHHEGVVGQQARDALLLLMAVSSGSRTVARYITEHSYFCPVLATGLSALYSSLPRKLEVRGDDWHFLRREDWIGVPSLVLFMNSLEFCNAVIQVAHPLVQKQLVDYIHNGFLVPVMGPALHKTSIEEMIASTAYLDLFLRSISETPLLKTFLCFLLLHHHDSSTILDTLVARIASNSRLCMVSLSLFRTLIGLHCEDVLLQLVLRYLIPCSHVMLSQKRAVKELDLYGKAAAKFLSLIPRCCSPESLPSPDQEEERAAWSKGQGSPSVDSSSVVTIPRPSTPSRISFFTRQPSSSTEAPSPTHRSPGTPTGSPAHRPSRWEEVSELEGNYLEYLRDARLNIDLCVRACHVWSAPYDGEEPNAIILAPPPGASSAANTSVHPRGPPPDPAPASPRTKKRGASLEGAPASLLPSTAPPADTKDKHLLLNGAHMDTGIKKGRWCPPEGPLENGSVPSRNLCEGASCLDLFADEGLSQAPMENGGPLMAEDFHRELCQLQDEMANGDRAEEGPGVDPPPEPEPLSREEEEAYHCFSSCPEGSAPAPPADPLSQIIISPPRASGQPPSQPFTGPFLAILLAKLENMLQNSLYVNFLLTGLLAQLACYPQPLLRSFLLNTNMVFQPSVKSLLQVLGSVKNKIEGFADSQEDFPSLLFKARKYLIARARPDAPDATNPLPPLRRPEALVKSRKPTIGELIMRHTNSPTRARQAAQLALQHVREGQVLQALSGGSLFRGSAEKQSEALRVKNAVYCAVIFSEFLKELAAIAQAHAVTSPFLLEPPPE, encoded by the exons ATGGTGACTCTGCTGGCGGAGGAGCGCCCGCGGGGCGAGCCGGCGATGGGGCCCATCCTGGAGTTTGCGGTCTCGGAGAACGTGCTGGAGCACCTGCTGGGCTGGCACCTGCAGCGGGAGGTGCCCGAGGAGCGCAAGGTGGAGCTGCTGAAGCTGTTCGAGATGCTGATCAGCCAGGCCCACCAGCCACTGCTGCACCAGAAGGCCGTGGTGGCCCCCCTGCTGCGCCTGCTGGCCCTGTGCGCCGAGCCGGCCTCTCCCCTGCTGGAGACCAACCTGGTGCTGCTGCTGAATCAGCTCTGCGTCTCCGTGGCCCGGGACCCCCCGCTGCTGGAGCTCTTCTTCCACAGCCCCTCCGAGCAGGGACCCCCCCACCTGCTGCTCTTCTCCCTCCTCATCCCCTTCATCCACCACGAGGGGGTCGTGGGCCAGCAGGCGCGGGATGCGCTACTCCTGCTCATGGCCGTGTCCTCCGGCAGCCGGACCGTCGCGCGCTACATCACCGAACACTCCTACTTCTGCCCG GTCCTGGCCACAGGGCTGAGTGCCCTCTACTCCTCACTGCCCCGCAAACTTGAAGTCCGCGGGGACGATTGGCACTTTCTGCGCCGCGAGGACTGGATTGGGGTCCCGTCCCTGGTCCTCTTCATGAACTCCCTGGAGTTTTGCAATGCGGTCATCCAG GTGGCTCACCCGCTGGTCCAGAAGCAGCTGGTGGATTACATCCACAACGGGTTCCTGGTGCCAGTGATGGGCCCGGCTTTGCACAAG ACGTCCATCGAGGAGATGATCGCCAGCACGGCCTACCTGGACCTCTTCCTGCGCAGCATCAGCGAGACGCCCCTGCTGAAGACCTTCCTGTGCTTCCTGCTGCTCCACCACCACGACAGCAGCACCATCCTGGACACGCTGGTGGCACGCATCGCCAGCAACTCCCGG CTCTGCATGGTCTCCCTCAGCCTCTTCCGGACGCTGATTGGCCTGCACTGCGAGGACGTCCTGCTGCAGCTGGTGCTGAG GTACCTGATCCCCTGCAGCCACGTCATGCTGAGCCAGAAGAGAGCAGTCAAGGAGCTGGACCTGTATGGCAAGGCTGCTGCCAAGTTCCTCTCGCTCATCCCTCGCTGCTGCAGCCCAGAGAGCCTGCCCAGCcccgaccaggaagaggagcggGCAGCCTGGTCCAAGG GCCAAGGCAGCCCTAGCGTGGACTCTTCCTCCGTGGTGACCATCCCCAGGCCCTCCACGCCGTCTCGcatctccttcttcacccgccaGCCCAGCTCCAGCACGGAGGCCCCCAGCCCCACCCACCGCTCTCCAGGGACGCCCACGGGCAGCCCTGCTCACCGTCCCAGCAGGTGGGAGGAGGTCTCGGAGCTGGAAGGGAATTACCTGGAGTACCTGCGGGATGCGCGGCTCAACATCGACCTCTGCGTCCGTGCCTGCCACGTCTGGTCAGCTCCCTACGATGGGGAGGAGCCCAATGCCATCATCTTAGCTCCACCTCCGGGTGCCTCCTCAGCAGCCAACACGTCCGTCCATCCCAGGGGCCCCCCGCCAGACCCTGCACCTGCCTCCCCCCGGACTAAAAAGCGGGGGGCAAGCCTGGAAGGGGCCCCTGCCAGCCTGTTGCCCAGCACTGCCCCACCAGCGGACACCAAAGACAAGCACCTTCTGCTTAACGGGGCCCACATGGACACTGGCATCAAGAAGGGCCGCTGGTGCCCCCCTGAGGGCCCCTTGGAGAACGGGTCAGTCCCATCGCGCAACCTTTGTGAAGGCGCCTCCTGCCTGGACTTGTTCGCAGATGAGGGGCTGAGCCAGGCCCCTATGGAGAATGGGGGTCCGCTGATGGCGGAGGACTTCCATCGGGAACTGTGTCAGCTACAGGACGAGATGGCTAACGGGGACCGAGCCGAGGAAGGCCCTGGCGTGGATCCCCCACCTGAGCCTGAACCGCTTTCCCGGGAGGAAGAGGAAGCTTAccactgcttttcctcctgcccCGAGGGCTCGGCCCCCGCCCCGCCTGCCGACCCCTTGTCCCAGATCATCATAAGCCCGCCCCGGGCCTCAGGGCAGCCTCCCAGCCAGCCATTCACCG GCCCCTTCCTAGCTATCCTGCTGGCCAAACTGGAGAACATGCTGCAGAACTCGCTCTACGTCAACTTCCTGCTGACGGGGCTGCTGGCTCAGCTCGCCTGCTACCCGCAGCCCCTCCTGCGCTCCTTCCTCCTCAACACCAACATGGTCTTCCAGCCCAGCGTCAAGTCCCTCCTCCAG GTCCTGGGCTCCGTGAAGAACAAAATTGAGGGCTTCGCGGACAGCCAGGAGGACTTCCCGTCACTGCTCTTCAAGGCCAGGAAGTACCTGATTGCCCGGGCCAGGCCGGACGCCCCAGATGCCACCAACCCCCTTCCCCCCTTACGCCGTCCCGAGGCCCTCG TGAAGAGCCGGAAGCCCACCATCGGGGAGCTGATCATGCGCCACACCAACAGCCCCACGCGGGCCCGCCAGGCCGCCCAGCTGGCCCTGCAGCATGTGCGCGAAGGGCAGGTGCTGCAGGCGCTCTCGGGCGGCTCCCTCTTCCGCGGCTCTGCCGAGAAGCAGAGCGAAGCGCTGCGGGTGAAGAACGCCGTCTACTGCGCAGTCATCTTCAGCGAGTTCCTCAAGGAGCTGGCGGCCATCGCCCAGGCCCACGCGGTCACCTCCCCCTTCCTGCTGGAGCCCCCCCCGGAGTGA